The Candidatus Hydrogenedentota bacterium genome segment TGATGCCGGCGCAGCCTTCCAGCAGTGCGGCCTCGTTCACGCTGGCGGGGATGTTCGCGAGTCCCGCGTAGTAGATGAGCACCTCGAATCCGAAAACAAACGGAAAACCGACCATCGCTACGGCGACCAGCGCGGTGCGCGGGTCGCTCAACCAGCCGCGCGCCCAATCGCCGAGACCGAGCGCGATCAGGGTCTCGTTCACAAGGCCCCGTTCCGCATAGACGAGGTTCATCCAGATAAGCTGTATGGCGACGGCCGGCACAACGATGGGGATCAGGAAGAGCAGCCGGTAAAGATAGCGGCCGCGCTCATGCGGCAGTGCGCAGATGAGTTTGGCCACGACGAGCGGAATCGTGAGACGCACGGCCACGGCGAGCAGGGTGAGGATGGCCATGTTCAGGATCGAGGGCCACGTAACCGCGTCCTCGAACAGGAATTCCCGATAGTTGCGCAAGCCGATGAACTGCGCATCGCCGCCTACCTCAAACTGGTACAGCGAATTGCTGAACGCCCAGACAACCGGGATATAAACAAAAAGCCCGAGCAGCACGAGCGTCGTGGCCAGCAACGCATAACAAGTCAGGGTCAGCCGGAAGCGATGGCCGAACCAGCCGGTGCGGTCAGTCGTCACAGGGCAGGTCCTCCATCATCGCGCGCACCGGCGCCAGTTCGCGCCACCGCGCTTCCAGCCGGCCCAGGTTGAGATTCTTGCGCATAACGGCGTTATGGGTCGCATAGGCAATGTTTTCCGCCTGTGCCTCCAGGAACTCATCGAGCGTGGCGCCATCGTTGAGATAGAGGTCCAGCAAACGGCGCTGCACCTCCGTGAACTTGAGATCGAAAGTGAAGGTCCACTTGGTGGTCGTATAGCGCCGCCGCAGAATCTCGACAAACGGCTGAAGCGCGGGCAGGGGCTCCACGCCTTTGATGTTCGGGATCAGCGCCTCGTATTCATTGACGATTTGCTCGTAATGTTCCGGCACGCACAGCCACTGCAGCAGGGCAATGACGCGCTTGAGCCGGTCCGACTGTTGCATTCGCTCCTCCAGCGGCAGGGCGGGGTCCGTGTCGCTCAGCGCCGTATTCGTGACTTCAAACTGCACCGCGGAGCCGCCTATGACGCACATGGACGTTTCGGACGCGTATCGCGATGTCTTTTTCGTGAACGGCGGCGGATAGAATACGCCCCACTCAAAACCGAGCGACTTGTCGGCCTTCAGACGGTAGACCACGTTACTCGGGTGCCAGAGCATCGCGCCCTGCTGCGTCACGAACTCCCGCAGCAGGTCGGTGCCCGTAAGATTCCGGTTCGTATACCGGCGCAGTTCCTTCATAATGCGGAAGACCTCGCGGTAGCGGGCGTCGCGCGGCGTGAAAAAACCCTTCTCGAACAGGAACGCCAGTTCGTCCCAGTCGAGGTATCCCTGCAAGTACGCCTCGCGCACCGGGTCCTGGACGAGGTCGATACCCGGCAGCAGGTCGTAGTAAAGCTGGTCAAACAGGAGGTCCGTGCCCCAGTCATTGAACAGCTCAACGAGCATCAGCAGCGGGATGTAGCCGGCATCCTGGAGCTTCTGCAGGACTTCGAGGAATTGTTCCCAGTCTTCCGGCACTTCGACACCGGCCTTGCGGAAGACATTCTTGTTGTAATAGATGCCCGTCTCGATCATGTCAAAGCTGATGCAGTAGTTCCGGTTGTCCGGCGCGGCCTTCCCCCGGCTTATTGCCTGGTACTCGAACATGTCCCACCACTGCGCCGCGCCCGGGGCCGACGGGTCGCCCTTTTCGACGATGAACGGATTCGGCTGTTCGAGCCAATAATCAAGCGGGACATACCAGCCCTTCTGCACGTCCTGCCAGACATCCTCCACGTTGACGTTTATGATGTCGGGCGCCTGGCTGCTGCTGAGCTGCGTCACAAGGAACTCGCGCCGGAAAATCGGAACGGTATTGCATTCGACACGAGTATCGGGGAAACGCGCTTCGAACGCACGGATGACGTCCGCCAGCCCGTGCAGCGGCTTGCCGATACCGAAGGGTTCCGTGCCGGGCATGTACCATGGGCCGGGCGCAACCTTGATCACGTGCTTCACTTCCGGCCCGTAATCGCGGGATCCGAATGATACGCCGCCGCCGTCCGCGCCGGGCCATATCGCCCATGCCCCGGAGAACAGGATCACGGGCAGCGCGGCGGCCTTCAGTACCTGCAGTATCCGCACGACATGCACGTTATGCTGCCCTCCCATTGCAGGCTGCGTTCCCGCGCCCCCCACCCTCCGCGCAGCGCCCCGGCATCTCCACCTGCGTCAATCTAACCGCAGCCGGCCCCCGGGGTCAATCGCGAACCCGAGGCGCATCGCTGCGTGTCCCGGACGTTTCTTTGTACGCGCGGAACGGATTTGGCAGAATAGGCGCCCAACGAATCCGAGGAGTCCGACCATGAAGGAGCAACCGATGATGACACGCCGCGCCGCCCTTGCCACGGTCGCCGGGCTATCCGGCGCACTGGTCACGATGAACCTGCATGCCCAGGATGGGGTGGCGCCCGCGCCTGCGCCGCAGGGCAGGCTCAAACAGTCTGTGAGCCGCTGGTGCTTTCGCATGAGACTCGAAGAACTGGCGCAGGCCGCAAAGGAGATCGGCCTGGTGTCCATCGACCTGCTCAGCCTGAAAGAAATCGAGAAGGTAAAGGAATTCGGTCTGACCTGCGCCATGCCGAACGGGCCGGGCAACCTCGTGAAGGGCTGGAACGACCCGGCCAACCACGATGAACTGGTCGCGAAGTCCGAGGAGATGTTGCCGCAACTGGCCGAACTCGGGATGAACGCGATGATCGTGTTCTCAGGCAACCGGAACGGCATGGGTGACAGCGACGGGCTGCGCAACTGTGTCACGGGCCTGAAACGCATACTGCCGCTGGCCGGGCAACTGGGC includes the following:
- a CDS encoding sugar ABC transporter permease, which translates into the protein MTTDRTGWFGHRFRLTLTCYALLATTLVLLGLFVYIPVVWAFSNSLYQFEVGGDAQFIGLRNYREFLFEDAVTWPSILNMAILTLLAVAVRLTIPLVVAKLICALPHERGRYLYRLLFLIPIVVPAVAIQLIWMNLVYAERGLVNETLIALGLGDWARGWLSDPRTALVAVAMVGFPFVFGFEVLIYYAGLANIPASVNEAALLEGCAGIRKFLLIDVPMVMSQLKLIVILTIIGGLQSFEGLIILTQGGPGFKTTVPGLWMYYNAFSFQRFGYACAIGVCLFVVIFGLTVLNLRYFKSTEELEGVR
- a CDS encoding extracellular solute-binding protein, which gives rise to MGGQHNVHVVRILQVLKAAALPVILFSGAWAIWPGADGGGVSFGSRDYGPEVKHVIKVAPGPWYMPGTEPFGIGKPLHGLADVIRAFEARFPDTRVECNTVPIFRREFLVTQLSSSQAPDIINVNVEDVWQDVQKGWYVPLDYWLEQPNPFIVEKGDPSAPGAAQWWDMFEYQAISRGKAAPDNRNYCISFDMIETGIYYNKNVFRKAGVEVPEDWEQFLEVLQKLQDAGYIPLLMLVELFNDWGTDLLFDQLYYDLLPGIDLVQDPVREAYLQGYLDWDELAFLFEKGFFTPRDARYREVFRIMKELRRYTNRNLTGTDLLREFVTQQGAMLWHPSNVVYRLKADKSLGFEWGVFYPPPFTKKTSRYASETSMCVIGGSAVQFEVTNTALSDTDPALPLEERMQQSDRLKRVIALLQWLCVPEHYEQIVNEYEALIPNIKGVEPLPALQPFVEILRRRYTTTKWTFTFDLKFTEVQRRLLDLYLNDGATLDEFLEAQAENIAYATHNAVMRKNLNLGRLEARWRELAPVRAMMEDLPCDD
- a CDS encoding TIM barrel protein — encoded protein: MMTRRAALATVAGLSGALVTMNLHAQDGVAPAPAPQGRLKQSVSRWCFRMRLEELAQAAKEIGLVSIDLLSLKEIEKVKEFGLTCAMPNGPGNLVKGWNDPANHDELVAKSEEMLPQLAELGMNAMIVFSGNRNGMGDSDGLRNCVTGLKRILPLAGQLGIKVVMELLNSKRDHKDYMCDHTAWGAALGKELGAQSFGLLYDIYHMQIMEGDVIATIQENIEYIAHFHTGGVPGRNEIDETQELNYRRIMQAIADTGYTGYIGHEFVPAGPDPVASLRRAFEICNV